The Pseudanabaena sp. PCC 6802 genomic interval ATCCTTGGGGCTGAGCTTGATGGCGCGATCGAAATCTTGCATTGCTCCCAGCCTATTACCTAATTCTGCCCTGGCAATTCCCCTATTCATATAGGCGCTGACAATTTTGGGGTTGAGCCGCAATGCCTGAGTAAAATACCCGATCGCTCCCTTTTTATCGCCGCGTTTGTACCTGGTTACGCCACGCCTCACTAGATCCTCAGCCCTAACTCGTGCGACTAAGACTGACGAAGCAGCATAACTATCAGATGGCAAAGCTAGCGTGCCACTAATAGCAAATATGCCCAAAACAATAATGTTGGTATAAAAAGGAGACATGGCTCTCGCCAATCTAACTGGCTAGCTTAAATGTCAAAAATCAAAATCAAAATCAAACATTGGTTCGGCACGTAAAGTACCTAAGCCTAGCTCTTTTGCCGGAATCAACTTTACTTCATAGTAACCCAGAATATGATGCAGGTCGGGGTTGCCTCGCGATAGTCCAGTAGCGCCCATAGCAATAATCACGGCACAGTTGCCCTTAGCTGTCTTGCAGCGCTGCTTCCATTTTTTACGCACCAGCTCTGAGTCTGCCTCATCGTCATGAAACTCACCGAACAGGTGCAGATCGCCATTACCCATCACGACTAAGCCTAGCTCGCAGGTTTCACCCAAAAACGACTCGGCTGGATTAAAGCAAATCCCCTTAATTCCGCCCAGCTTTTCGATCTCGCGGATCAGATCTAATGCTTTAGGCCGAGATGTCTGGATTAATAAACCCGAAAGAGCATCTCCTTTCTCCGGGAAAGCTAGATCGGCATTGTAATGGTGAGGGGCAGACGAGCGTAAAGTCTTAATGCTGCTCCACGGCATAGCTAACAGTTGAAATAATGACTTATCCGGCCATAGATCTTCATGAATGAGAGGAGCTTTATCTTCATATGCTTCCACCAAGCCATGAATTTCTTCAGATAGCTCTGGCATAGTCTTTACAGTTACGCTCAGGTTAGTAGTTTCTCGATCGCCAGTAGTAACCTGAATCGGATATTGGCCTTGTAAAGCTGGCAGGTCGCCAGATTTGAGTTTATTGCCGTGCTGTGCTAAAAACTGGTTGAAACTGTCAATAGCAACAGTAAGAGCGATCGCCTCCTCGTCGTACAAGAATGGCCTACCACCCTCTAGTGGATGCAGCATCCCAAAAATTGGGTAGACGCTATCCTGCGTTATCGGCCAACCGTAGGAGCGCAGTGAAGTTAACTCCGGCTCAGTCAGCGACTCGGTCGATTCAAATAGCACGAACAGACAGTCCTGGTGCAGGAAAGTTTCCTCTAGATCGTCTTCGGACTCATTTTCTGCTATGCGCTGGCGAAACTGCATCAGCGACTCTTTGGAACGATAAAAGATCGCACCCTGCTCTAAGCCCAACCGCCCCATTACTACAGCATAAAGCGTACCCAAGTCCCAACCATTAACTTCTACCGCAATTACCTCATGATCCCAGAGATATTCCCAAGGCGCTTGGCAGCACAGTAGATCGGCTTGATGATACAGAGCCGGAGCTTGTTCTACAGGTACGGTAGGAGGAGAAGCACTGGTGTGTTGGATAATGTTTGCAAAAATTTCATCAATTAAAGGTAACTGCTCGACATACTCAACCGTAATATTTAAATCCTGCAACACGCCGCGTAAATAGAATTGCATCGAGCGATCGCGCACCAGAATCTTTTGTGGCATCCCCATTTGAGCAGGGCTTTGAGGACGCTCCATTGCTTGTAGCAAAGCACGGACGAAGGCTTCCTGCCCGACCTCTGGTTCCACGATGTCCATAGAGCGTACCATGCCCATGCTGCCGTCCACCCAAATAATGCATTGAGGACGATCTTCTTCGATCGCATTTTGGTGAATATGGATCAAATTAGTCCCCTCATGTTGACCGCGCGATCGCGGCAATGGACGGCAATCACCCTCCCATACAGTCGGGGCTTGCTTTAGTTTTTTTAAGCGGCGCAGAGTGGAACTATTGAGCGTGGTCATTCAAACCTCCATACGTACCTCTAGCTTCAACACTAGAGAAATTGAAACAGCTTGCGCCCGGTGTCTGGGGGGCAAGCTTTTCCTCAGATTTATCAAAAAATGGGTTTAAACCCCGTCTTTCTAGGACAGCTTTTTCAAGCATAAAGTATAATTTGAACAGCAGAAAAGGAATCAACCACTTTCAAAGCCTAATGCTAACCTAATCGTTATTGACAGTAATGGACGAACTAAAACCCATATTACAAGAATTATTCGTACAGCCAGTGGCTTTTATGGGCGGGCTAGTCTCAGGATTCCTGCGCCTAGATCTTAAAGAAGACCCCTTAAAAACATGGCTAGAAAAGCAGGGTGCATCTCCTGCTAGCAATGCTACCAATAGCAACGGTCAGAACAAAAATAGCGGGCCTCAAACTATCTCAATTGATTGAGCTATAAGCTATAATAGTTGTGTATGGGACCGCAACGGTTTCGACGTTTTAGTGGAAACTATCCTATGATGCAGGTCGAGATTGAGTCATCTCTCGCTAATCAAGGCTCAAAACAAGTACATGCGAACAACATCGTACCTTTTGCTCGTAAATCAGCTCTCGTAGCTGCCTAAGAACCCCTATTTCGGTTTCGAGCTCTAATGTGTCACTCCGTTAAGCATATTAGATAACCCCAACGGATGCAGCTAGCAGTTTTCTCTGGTAATCTGTTAGCCCAAGCAAGTTACTAGAGCATCCCGCTACCTGGGACAATAGGTAGTTCCCTCCACAAGGATAAGCGTGGATAAACCTGTGAATGAGTGGGGCGTTATGAGCTATTACGGACG includes:
- a CDS encoding DUF6930 domain-containing protein; this translates as MTTLNSSTLRRLKKLKQAPTVWEGDCRPLPRSRGQHEGTNLIHIHQNAIEEDRPQCIIWVDGSMGMVRSMDIVEPEVGQEAFVRALLQAMERPQSPAQMGMPQKILVRDRSMQFYLRGVLQDLNITVEYVEQLPLIDEIFANIIQHTSASPPTVPVEQAPALYHQADLLCCQAPWEYLWDHEVIAVEVNGWDLGTLYAVVMGRLGLEQGAIFYRSKESLMQFRQRIAENESEDDLEETFLHQDCLFVLFESTESLTEPELTSLRSYGWPITQDSVYPIFGMLHPLEGGRPFLYDEEAIALTVAIDSFNQFLAQHGNKLKSGDLPALQGQYPIQVTTGDRETTNLSVTVKTMPELSEEIHGLVEAYEDKAPLIHEDLWPDKSLFQLLAMPWSSIKTLRSSAPHHYNADLAFPEKGDALSGLLIQTSRPKALDLIREIEKLGGIKGICFNPAESFLGETCELGLVVMGNGDLHLFGEFHDDEADSELVRKKWKQRCKTAKGNCAVIIAMGATGLSRGNPDLHHILGYYEVKLIPAKELGLGTLRAEPMFDFDFDF